The following are encoded together in the Adhaeribacter arboris genome:
- a CDS encoding tetratricopeptide repeat protein: MIKVWNKSIGVWLVLLCICFRAFSNNTSDELVREANQLLGEYKDAEALQKFEEVLVVNPEHYEALYKISLLHSRIGLRYADELQKGEHFILAKDFAEKALKIKKQGAESNYVMALAIANLSFVSGTKARISNLKEIKSHLDKALAANPNYASAWQLLGRWHYKVANMNVFECTISKLVKGCTKSEASNLQAVNCFQKAIKLDGKNLNYYYDLAIVYREMKEIDQSIAILQNALQVQPVTSDDLELSRRCKVMLNDLSPS, from the coding sequence ATGATAAAGGTCTGGAACAAATCTATTGGGGTGTGGCTCGTGTTGCTGTGTATTTGCTTCCGGGCCTTCTCTAACAACACCTCTGATGAACTTGTCCGGGAAGCTAATCAGCTATTAGGTGAATACAAAGACGCCGAAGCACTTCAAAAATTTGAAGAAGTTTTAGTAGTTAATCCCGAACATTACGAAGCACTTTATAAAATTAGCTTATTGCATTCCCGGATTGGTTTACGCTATGCCGATGAATTACAAAAAGGAGAACATTTTATTTTAGCGAAGGACTTTGCGGAAAAAGCTTTAAAAATTAAAAAACAAGGTGCGGAATCTAATTACGTAATGGCCTTGGCTATTGCCAATTTATCTTTTGTATCGGGTACAAAGGCGCGAATTAGTAACCTTAAAGAAATCAAATCGCATTTAGACAAAGCTTTGGCAGCTAACCCCAATTATGCCAGCGCATGGCAATTATTAGGCCGTTGGCATTACAAAGTTGCGAACATGAATGTGTTTGAATGTACCATTTCTAAATTAGTTAAAGGCTGTACTAAGTCGGAAGCCAGCAATCTCCAAGCGGTTAACTGCTTTCAAAAAGCAATAAAGCTAGATGGTAAGAACCTGAACTACTATTATGATTTAGCGATAGTGTACCGCGAAATGAAAGAAATTGATCAGAGTATTGCTATTTTACAAAATGCCCTGCAAGTGCAACCCGTTACCTCTGATGATTTAGAACTTAGCCGACGCTGCAAAGTCATGCTAAATGACCTAAGCCCAAGTTAA
- a CDS encoding DNA gyrase/topoisomerase IV subunit A, which yields MLNDTENDNLLNGAEPFAGEEKIHEITAVDGMYQNWFLDYASYVILERAVPAIEDGLKPVQRRILHAMKEMDDGRFNKVANVIGQTMQYHPHGDASIGDAIVNLGQKDLLIETQGNWGDVRTGDSAAAARYIEARLSKFALDVVYNPDTTVWQASYDGRKNEPVTLPVKFPLLLAQGVEGIAVGLSTKIMPHNFKELIKASIDVLKKKPTQLFPDFPTAGMIDVTDYKGGARGSRIRIRATIEKVDKTLLIIRDVPYGTTTTALMESIVKASENNKIKIKKVIDNTAANVEIHVQLPPGVSPDLTIDALYAFTDCEVSMSPNTCVIIEDKPHFLTVDEVLKISTQKTVDLLQLELEIKMAELDYKWHMSSLEKIFIENRIYRKIEECETWEAVLEAIDKGLKPFKKLLRREVMTEDILRLTEIKIKRISKFDSFKADEYIKKLEEEMAETADNLANIIRFSIAYFENLLKKYGTGRDRKTQIRTFDVITAQKVAIANQKLYVNRVDGFVGYNLKKDENSEFITDCSDMDDVIAITKDGKFRVIKIAEKTFVGKDIIYAGIYNKNDEHMVYNMIYVDGSSGISYAKRFSVNGITRDKEYDLTKGNKGTKVHYLTANPNSESEVVNITLTPASTARVKTFDFDFAELMIKGKGSMGNMVTKYPVKKIMQKSRGESTLGGREIYYDEVIGRLNTESRGRYLGSFNTDDTILVVYKDGSYEQTSFELTNHYDVANIEIIQKFDPEGVISAVHFDGENKNTYVKRFKIETSTIGKRFIFISENKGSKLLVVSTQPEPQIEIKLQRDKKSEKETENILLSEFIDVKGWKATGNKLNYFKIFGINLIKPVSEEVIAKPVKDLASRRLVKPAVGVTALSDNQIEVPSESKNTDKLILIDSVEQNNTTLDVKPKKRQLNLF from the coding sequence ATGCTTAACGATACAGAAAACGATAACCTGTTAAACGGAGCAGAACCGTTTGCTGGTGAGGAGAAGATCCACGAAATTACCGCCGTGGATGGTATGTACCAAAACTGGTTCCTGGATTACGCTTCTTACGTAATTCTGGAGCGGGCGGTACCAGCCATTGAAGACGGCTTAAAACCCGTGCAGCGCCGCATCCTGCACGCCATGAAAGAGATGGATGACGGCCGCTTTAACAAAGTGGCTAATGTTATCGGGCAAACCATGCAGTATCACCCGCACGGCGATGCTTCTATTGGCGATGCTATTGTAAATCTGGGCCAGAAAGATTTATTAATAGAAACGCAAGGTAACTGGGGCGATGTACGTACCGGCGACAGTGCCGCCGCTGCCCGTTACATTGAAGCCCGTTTATCTAAATTTGCTTTAGATGTTGTTTATAATCCGGATACTACCGTTTGGCAGGCATCTTACGATGGCCGGAAAAATGAACCAGTAACCTTGCCGGTTAAATTCCCGCTGTTGTTGGCGCAAGGGGTAGAAGGTATTGCGGTAGGTTTGTCTACCAAGATAATGCCGCACAACTTTAAGGAGCTGATTAAGGCTTCCATTGACGTGCTGAAGAAAAAGCCAACGCAGCTTTTTCCGGACTTCCCGACGGCCGGGATGATTGATGTAACCGACTACAAAGGAGGTGCCCGGGGCAGCCGGATTCGTATTCGCGCCACGATCGAGAAGGTAGATAAAACCTTGCTCATTATTCGCGATGTCCCTTACGGAACGACGACTACTGCTTTGATGGAATCCATCGTAAAGGCGAGTGAGAATAATAAAATCAAAATTAAGAAGGTAATTGATAATACCGCGGCTAACGTAGAAATACACGTGCAACTGCCACCCGGTGTATCACCCGACTTAACCATTGATGCGCTGTATGCTTTCACGGATTGCGAAGTTTCCATGTCGCCGAATACCTGCGTAATTATTGAGGATAAACCTCACTTTTTAACCGTAGACGAAGTTCTGAAAATTTCTACCCAGAAAACGGTAGATTTATTGCAGCTCGAACTCGAAATTAAGATGGCTGAGCTGGACTACAAATGGCACATGTCGTCGCTAGAAAAAATATTCATCGAAAACCGCATTTACCGCAAGATAGAAGAATGTGAAACCTGGGAAGCGGTTCTGGAAGCCATCGACAAAGGACTAAAACCTTTCAAGAAACTATTGCGCCGCGAAGTTATGACCGAGGATATTCTTCGTCTGACGGAAATAAAAATTAAACGGATTTCTAAATTCGATTCTTTCAAAGCGGATGAATATATCAAGAAACTGGAAGAAGAGATGGCGGAAACCGCTGATAACTTAGCAAACATCATCCGCTTCTCTATTGCTTACTTCGAGAATCTACTGAAGAAGTATGGCACTGGCCGCGACCGCAAAACGCAGATTCGCACTTTCGATGTTATAACGGCTCAGAAAGTAGCCATTGCTAACCAAAAGTTGTATGTAAACCGGGTAGATGGCTTTGTGGGTTATAATCTGAAAAAAGATGAAAACTCCGAATTCATAACGGATTGTTCGGATATGGATGATGTTATTGCGATTACCAAAGACGGTAAGTTCCGGGTAATTAAAATTGCCGAGAAAACTTTTGTAGGCAAGGATATTATTTATGCGGGTATCTATAACAAAAATGATGAACACATGGTGTACAACATGATTTACGTAGATGGCTCCTCCGGAATTTCGTATGCCAAACGTTTTTCGGTAAACGGTATTACCCGCGATAAGGAATATGATTTAACCAAAGGAAATAAAGGCACTAAAGTTCATTATTTAACCGCCAATCCTAATAGCGAATCGGAGGTAGTGAACATAACCTTAACGCCTGCCTCCACGGCCCGGGTAAAAACGTTTGATTTTGACTTTGCCGAGTTAATGATTAAAGGCAAAGGTTCGATGGGAAATATGGTGACCAAGTACCCGGTGAAAAAAATTATGCAAAAAAGCCGCGGTGAGTCTACCTTGGGCGGGCGCGAAATATATTACGATGAAGTAATTGGTCGTTTAAATACTGAATCGCGCGGCCGTTACCTTGGGTCCTTTAATACCGATGATACCATTCTGGTCGTATACAAAGATGGTTCGTATGAACAAACTTCGTTTGAGCTGACCAATCATTACGATGTGGCCAATATAGAAATAATTCAAAAGTTTGATCCGGAAGGGGTAATCTCAGCCGTTCATTTTGATGGCGAAAATAAGAATACTTATGTGAAACGGTTTAAGATTGAGACTTCCACTATTGGCAAGCGGTTTATTTTTATCTCCGAAAATAAAGGTTCTAAGTTGTTAGTTGTTTCTACGCAGCCGGAACCCCAAATTGAAATTAAACTTCAACGGGATAAAAAATCGGAAAAAGAAACGGAAAATATATTATTAAGTGAATTTATCGACGTAAAAGGTTGGAAAGCTACCGGTAATAAATTAAATTACTTCAAAATATTCGGAATAAACTTAATCAAACCTGTTTCAGAAGAAGTTATCGCCAAACCCGTTAAAGATTTGGCCTCACGACGTTTAGTGAAACCTGCCGTGGGAGTTACTGCTTTGTCTGATAACCAGATAGAAGTACCAAGTGAATCTAAAAATACTGACAAACTGATTCTGATAGATTCCGTAGAACAAAATAATACAACTTTGGATGTAAAACCGAAGAAGCGACAGTTAAATTTATTTTAA
- a CDS encoding DNA topoisomerase IV subunit B yields MAEVTNNYTEDSIRSLDWREHIRLRPGMYIGKLGDGSSQDDGIYILVKEIIDNSIDEYVMGNGKTIEIKITDHKVQVRDYGRGIPLGKVIDCVSKINTGGKYDSKAFQKSVGLNGVGTKATNALASYFKVQSIRDGQIKTAEFERGELLHDHPVIESTQRNGTLITFVPDDTIFKNYRFIPEYLENQIRNYVYLNAGLTINFNGQKFYSEHGLKDLLSHKTDVEALCYPIIHLKGEDIEIALSHGNEYGEEYYSFVNGQYTTQGGTHLAAFREAIAKTIKEFDKKEYEASDVRASIIAAISIRVQEPVFESQTKTKLGSILMGPDSPSVRNYINDFVKEHLDNYLRQNKEVWDAMKRRIEQSERERKDMAGIKKLANQRAKKANLHNRKLRDCRVHFTDEQNEKHLLSTLFITEGDSASGSITKSRNVDTEAVFSLRGKPLNCYGLKKKVVYENEEFNLLQHALNIEESLEDLRYNRVVIATDADVDGMHIRLLLLTFFLQFFPDLVKNGHLYILETPLFRVRNKKETIYCYNEEEKQAAMKKLGKNPEITRFKGLGEISPDEFGRFIGDNIRLEPVILNTETSIQKILSYFMGKNTPERQNFIIDNLKVEKDIVEDVEEEVYA; encoded by the coding sequence ATGGCAGAAGTAACAAATAATTACACCGAAGATAGTATCCGCTCCTTAGATTGGCGGGAACACATTCGGCTACGGCCGGGTATGTACATTGGTAAACTAGGGGATGGTTCTTCGCAGGATGATGGTATTTACATTCTGGTAAAAGAAATTATTGATAATTCCATCGACGAATACGTGATGGGCAACGGTAAAACCATCGAAATAAAAATTACGGACCATAAGGTGCAGGTGCGCGATTACGGCCGGGGTATTCCTTTAGGTAAAGTAATCGACTGCGTGAGTAAAATAAATACCGGTGGTAAGTACGATAGCAAAGCTTTTCAGAAATCAGTCGGATTGAACGGAGTAGGTACCAAAGCTACCAACGCTTTAGCCAGCTATTTTAAAGTACAATCTATTCGTGATGGCCAAATTAAAACGGCTGAGTTCGAGCGGGGAGAGTTGTTGCATGATCATCCCGTGATAGAATCCACCCAACGGAACGGTACCTTAATCACCTTTGTGCCCGACGATACCATTTTTAAAAATTATAGATTTATTCCGGAATATTTGGAAAATCAGATCCGGAATTACGTGTACCTGAACGCTGGTTTAACCATTAACTTCAACGGTCAGAAATTTTATTCCGAGCACGGTTTAAAAGATTTATTATCCCATAAAACGGATGTAGAAGCTCTGTGCTACCCCATTATTCACCTGAAAGGCGAAGATATTGAGATTGCTTTATCTCATGGTAATGAATACGGCGAAGAATATTACTCATTTGTGAATGGTCAATACACTACTCAGGGAGGTACCCACCTGGCTGCTTTTCGGGAAGCAATTGCTAAAACAATTAAAGAATTTGATAAAAAGGAATACGAAGCTTCTGATGTTCGAGCTTCCATTATTGCAGCAATAAGTATTCGGGTGCAGGAGCCCGTTTTTGAGTCGCAAACCAAAACCAAATTAGGTTCTATTCTAATGGGACCCGATAGTCCGTCTGTTCGTAATTACATCAATGATTTTGTTAAAGAGCATTTAGATAATTATCTCCGGCAAAATAAAGAGGTGTGGGATGCCATGAAGCGCCGGATTGAGCAAAGCGAACGCGAGCGCAAGGATATGGCTGGGATTAAAAAATTAGCCAACCAACGTGCCAAGAAAGCCAATTTGCATAACCGGAAACTGCGCGATTGCCGGGTGCATTTTACCGATGAGCAAAACGAAAAGCACCTGCTTTCTACCTTGTTTATTACGGAGGGTGACTCGGCTAGTGGGTCTATTACTAAATCTCGTAACGTTGATACGGAAGCGGTATTCAGCTTACGCGGGAAGCCTTTAAACTGCTACGGCTTAAAGAAAAAGGTGGTATACGAAAACGAAGAATTTAATCTCCTGCAACACGCCTTAAATATTGAAGAAAGCCTGGAAGATTTGCGTTACAACCGGGTAGTTATTGCTACGGATGCCGACGTAGATGGTATGCACATTCGCTTGTTGTTGCTAACGTTCTTTTTGCAGTTCTTCCCTGATTTAGTAAAGAACGGCCACTTATATATCCTGGAAACGCCTTTGTTCCGGGTGCGCAATAAGAAAGAAACCATTTATTGCTATAATGAAGAAGAAAAGCAGGCTGCCATGAAGAAGCTAGGCAAGAACCCGGAAATTACCCGCTTCAAAGGCTTAGGTGAAATTTCACCGGACGAGTTTGGAAGATTTATCGGCGATAATATTCGGTTAGAACCGGTTATTTTAAATACCGAAACTTCCATTCAGAAAATACTAAGTTATTTCATGGGTAAGAACACGCCGGAGCGCCAGAATTTTATTATTGATAACCTCAAAGTGGAAAAAGACATTGTTGAGGACGTAGAAGAGGAAGTTTATGCTTAA
- a CDS encoding ferritin-like domain-containing protein produces MNVNQDDNLTRAINDLVETCKDGMKGYETAAENVSDPQLKTELSHLAQQRAQFVSELESQAQQYGISAQNETTIESVAMEAAGAVHRGWINLKSVIVGNSNDAILSECENGDAAALKTYETALNAQGLPAEIRDIVEKQHSEILEAKNRLTTMKRSL; encoded by the coding sequence ATGAATGTGAATCAAGATGACAATCTAACTAGGGCAATTAACGACCTGGTAGAAACCTGTAAAGACGGCATGAAAGGCTACGAAACTGCCGCCGAAAATGTAAGCGATCCGCAACTAAAAACCGAGTTAAGCCACTTAGCCCAACAACGCGCGCAGTTTGTCAGCGAACTGGAAAGTCAGGCGCAGCAATACGGCATTAGCGCTCAAAACGAAACAACCATTGAAAGCGTGGCCATGGAAGCAGCGGGAGCCGTGCACCGGGGTTGGATTAATTTAAAATCTGTCATTGTCGGGAACAGCAATGATGCTATCCTGAGTGAATGCGAAAACGGCGATGCAGCGGCCCTGAAAACGTACGAAACGGCTTTAAATGCGCAAGGCTTACCGGCGGAAATCCGGGATATTGTAGAAAAGCAACACAGCGAAATTCTGGAGGCAAAAAACCGCCTAACTACCATGAAACGTTCGCTTTAA
- a CDS encoding exonuclease domain-containing protein translates to MYAIIDIETTGGQPTQDRITEIAIFIHDGNQVVDQYNTLINPERPIPFFITQLTGITDDMVREAPKFHEIAKDIVQLTEGKIFVAHNVRFDYSFLKKEFSDLGFNYQRKTLCTVRLSRSLIPGLPSYSLGKLCKSVDIDLQMRHRAIGDAEATAKLFDKLIKLNQPAIINSEDALLPSNKKFFSNEARTSLLPPAISKSQIDALPDAPGVYYFYDETGEIIYVGKSINIRKRVIQHFNIDVKSKKSIEFKNRIADISYELMGNELVALLFESDEIKRLKPHYNRQQRRSVFNSGIYAYYDQNGYKRLTYQKVSSTNPPLIALSNHFKSKDFLFHKVAKFNLCQKLCDLYKTNGACFDYQVHQCKGACINQEPPEEYNARVEEAIESFTFENDAFVIIGKGRVAGERSIVCIENGRYMGFGFVDETFSASHLEDFKSAIKPYNDNKDIQQIIRGYLRTKHRDKVIIFE, encoded by the coding sequence TTGTACGCTATAATAGATATCGAAACAACCGGAGGACAACCTACCCAGGACCGGATTACAGAGATTGCCATTTTTATTCACGATGGTAACCAGGTGGTAGATCAATATAATACCCTGATTAATCCGGAACGCCCTATCCCCTTTTTCATTACTCAACTTACTGGTATAACCGATGATATGGTTCGGGAAGCGCCGAAGTTTCACGAAATAGCAAAAGATATTGTGCAGCTTACCGAAGGTAAAATCTTTGTGGCGCATAATGTGCGTTTTGATTATTCCTTCCTTAAAAAAGAATTTTCCGACTTAGGTTTTAATTATCAGCGCAAGACCCTTTGTACCGTGCGCTTAAGCCGCTCGCTTATTCCGGGTTTGCCTTCTTACAGTTTAGGCAAGCTGTGTAAAAGCGTAGACATTGATTTACAAATGCGGCACCGTGCCATTGGCGATGCAGAAGCTACGGCTAAATTGTTCGATAAACTAATTAAATTAAACCAACCGGCCATCATTAACTCGGAGGATGCTTTACTGCCCAGTAACAAAAAGTTTTTCTCGAACGAGGCCCGCACTTCGTTGCTGCCGCCGGCTATTTCCAAGTCACAGATTGATGCTTTACCGGATGCTCCGGGAGTGTATTATTTTTACGATGAAACCGGAGAAATAATTTACGTTGGCAAAAGCATTAATATCCGGAAACGAGTTATTCAGCATTTTAACATTGACGTTAAAAGTAAAAAATCCATAGAATTTAAAAACCGGATTGCCGATATTTCTTATGAGTTAATGGGCAATGAGCTGGTGGCGCTGCTTTTTGAATCCGACGAGATTAAACGTTTGAAACCCCATTATAATCGCCAGCAGCGGCGCAGCGTTTTTAACTCGGGGATATATGCCTATTACGACCAGAATGGTTACAAGCGTTTAACGTACCAAAAGGTATCATCTACTAATCCACCCTTAATTGCTTTATCCAATCATTTTAAATCCAAAGATTTTTTGTTTCATAAAGTTGCTAAGTTTAATCTGTGTCAGAAACTCTGCGATTTGTATAAAACCAACGGCGCCTGTTTTGATTACCAGGTGCACCAATGCAAAGGAGCCTGCATTAACCAGGAACCACCCGAAGAATATAACGCCCGGGTGGAGGAAGCGATTGAATCGTTTACTTTTGAAAATGATGCTTTTGTGATTATCGGGAAGGGACGGGTAGCCGGTGAGCGTTCCATTGTTTGCATTGAAAACGGTCGTTACATGGGCTTTGGCTTCGTGGATGAAACTTTTAGCGCTTCTCATCTAGAGGATTTTAAAAGCGCCATTAAACCGTACAACGACAATAAAGATATTCAGCAAATAATTCGTGGTTATCTGCGCACCAAACACCGCGATAAGGTTATTATTTTTGAGTAA
- a CDS encoding DNA topoisomerase IB: MEEKDVHVLYADPEQSAVEAGLRYIPDTGKGFSRQRSGQGFTFIDKKGEKITYPKILDRLKKLIIPPAWENVWICPSPNGHIQATGRDTKGRKQYIYHPDWRNTRSLTKFSRMIAFGETLPLIRQQIEQDIQIKALNQRKVTAIVLNLLDQSLIRIGNRQYAEANKSYGLTTLRDKHVAIEGDQVKFQFVGKKGVSHEIDIKDRRLAKLVKKCKDIPGYDLFQYYDEDGTRQTLESGQVNQYIQEISGADFTAKDFRTWGGTVLMVECLEKLLDENPELEKEKSVKNAFKTVAKGLGNTPAVCSKYYVHPQVLEIFKSDQLLDYLKKHDADQPNEPYLSSTEKMVIQMLKSALPNG, from the coding sequence ATGGAAGAAAAAGACGTACATGTTCTATACGCCGATCCGGAACAATCAGCCGTTGAAGCAGGGTTAAGATATATTCCGGATACCGGCAAAGGATTTAGTCGCCAGAGAAGTGGCCAGGGTTTTACGTTTATTGATAAAAAAGGCGAGAAAATTACTTACCCTAAAATTCTGGACCGTTTAAAAAAATTAATCATTCCGCCCGCCTGGGAAAATGTATGGATTTGCCCTTCGCCTAACGGACATATTCAGGCAACGGGCCGCGACACAAAAGGGCGCAAACAATATATCTATCACCCGGATTGGCGCAATACGCGGAGCCTTACAAAATTTAGCCGCATGATTGCCTTTGGTGAAACGTTGCCCCTTATTCGCCAGCAAATAGAACAGGATATTCAAATTAAAGCCTTAAACCAACGCAAGGTAACGGCTATTGTTTTAAATTTATTAGATCAGTCTTTAATCCGGATTGGTAACCGCCAATACGCCGAAGCAAATAAATCATACGGCTTGACTACGCTTCGCGATAAACACGTGGCCATTGAGGGCGACCAGGTAAAATTTCAGTTTGTGGGTAAAAAAGGTGTAAGTCACGAAATTGATATTAAAGACCGGCGTTTAGCCAAATTAGTAAAAAAATGTAAAGATATTCCGGGCTATGATCTTTTCCAGTATTACGACGAAGATGGTACGCGGCAAACTTTAGAATCGGGCCAAGTAAACCAATACATTCAGGAAATTAGCGGCGCCGATTTTACGGCAAAAGATTTCCGGACTTGGGGCGGGACCGTTTTAATGGTAGAATGCCTAGAAAAATTACTCGACGAAAATCCGGAACTGGAAAAGGAAAAATCGGTAAAAAATGCTTTTAAAACCGTAGCCAAAGGCTTGGGTAATACGCCCGCCGTTTGCAGTAAATATTACGTGCATCCCCAGGTTTTAGAAATATTTAAAAGCGACCAATTATTAGATTATCTTAAAAAACACGACGCCGACCAACCCAACGAACCGTATCTTTCTTCGACGGAAAAAATGGTTATTCAAATGCTGAAAAGCGCCTTACCTAATGGTTGA